A section of the Streptomyces sp. NBC_00178 genome encodes:
- a CDS encoding AfsR/SARP family transcriptional regulator: MRYSILGTVRAVRGDTELDVGPPKRLALLSLLLLRAPGPVSLSDAVDVLWDDEPPASAVNVVHRHIGALRKLLEPGLRSRTDAEHLSRAADGYRLLADASTSDLLRFRDLRARARLALDSGDPAQAATDFIEALRLWRSPVVADGTPVAWHPVFTSVGHEFVATAKEAADVVLGAAPALTEEILSVLRCAVEDHPFDEAIHSRIIAALAATGRQAEALKQFEGIRRTLADELGVEPGPGLRAARRHFLQRGCAQRAAKELTPRATQPRVPPHLPANPVAFVGRHEVANRILDLATRGGGTEPPAAAVAISGMAGVGKTTLAVHCAHLAAERFPDGQVYVDLRGHHPDRARLDPAQAMTAVLDALGEGRSGGDLDAASLGSVYRTALAGRRLLLVLDDAAHCEQVRPLLPVTPGSLVIVTSRRKLEGLAVTHDAEVLTLDPMPPRESLQLLERRLGSARIRSETAHADEIVELCGGLPLALAVVGTRALTGPRPALATLAAELRHGLLALFSGDPRTDARSVFQRSYETLSVGGAHLFRSLSQHPSPEITLRAAASLADTDLHITRRNLAELADHHLLVEHVSGRYTCHELLRAFAEELSSALDPGPARSEARARMFEHYVYSADAATALLAPHLRTLILPPPRPGVHPQEFHGSAEAAEWVSAERHLLPALVRALDHYPRAAAFQRQLTSTMKMSLHPSFG; the protein is encoded by the coding sequence GTGCGCTATTCCATCCTCGGCACGGTACGGGCCGTGCGCGGGGACACCGAGCTCGACGTCGGGCCCCCCAAACGGCTGGCTCTGCTGTCGCTCCTGCTGCTGCGCGCGCCCGGCCCCGTCTCGCTGAGCGACGCCGTCGACGTCCTGTGGGACGACGAGCCGCCGGCCAGCGCCGTCAACGTCGTGCACCGCCACATCGGTGCGCTGCGGAAACTGCTGGAACCCGGCCTGCGCAGCCGGACCGACGCCGAACACCTGTCACGGGCCGCCGACGGCTACCGCCTCCTGGCCGACGCCTCGACCTCCGACCTCCTGCGCTTCCGCGACCTGCGCGCACGAGCCCGGCTCGCTCTGGACAGCGGCGACCCCGCGCAGGCGGCGACGGACTTCATCGAGGCTCTTCGCCTGTGGCGCAGCCCCGTAGTCGCCGACGGCACACCCGTCGCGTGGCATCCCGTCTTCACGTCCGTCGGGCACGAGTTCGTCGCCACGGCCAAGGAGGCGGCCGACGTCGTCCTGGGCGCCGCCCCCGCACTGACGGAGGAGATCCTGTCCGTCCTGCGCTGCGCCGTGGAGGACCACCCGTTCGACGAGGCGATCCACTCCCGCATCATCGCCGCCCTTGCCGCCACCGGCCGCCAGGCCGAAGCACTGAAGCAGTTCGAGGGCATCCGCCGCACACTCGCCGACGAACTCGGCGTCGAGCCCGGTCCCGGTCTGCGCGCGGCGAGGCGGCACTTCCTGCAGCGCGGCTGCGCGCAGCGTGCCGCCAAGGAACTGACGCCACGGGCGACACAACCGCGGGTTCCACCGCATCTGCCGGCGAACCCCGTCGCGTTCGTCGGCCGCCACGAGGTGGCGAACCGGATCCTGGACCTCGCCACCAGGGGCGGCGGGACCGAACCGCCGGCGGCGGCGGTCGCGATCAGCGGTATGGCCGGAGTCGGGAAGACGACACTGGCCGTGCACTGTGCCCATCTGGCCGCGGAGCGTTTCCCCGACGGACAGGTCTACGTGGATCTGCGCGGGCACCACCCCGACCGGGCGCGCCTCGACCCGGCCCAGGCGATGACCGCGGTGCTGGACGCGCTGGGCGAGGGCCGGAGCGGAGGCGATCTCGATGCCGCCTCGCTCGGCTCCGTCTACCGGACCGCCCTCGCGGGGCGCCGTCTGCTCCTGGTGCTCGACGACGCGGCGCACTGCGAGCAGGTTAGGCCTCTGCTCCCGGTGACTCCGGGTTCCCTGGTGATCGTCACCAGCCGCAGAAAACTGGAGGGGCTCGCCGTCACCCACGACGCCGAAGTCCTCACCCTCGACCCCATGCCCCCGCGGGAGAGCCTTCAACTGCTCGAGCGTCGTCTCGGCTCCGCCCGGATCAGGAGCGAGACGGCCCACGCCGACGAGATAGTCGAACTGTGCGGGGGGCTGCCGCTGGCGCTGGCCGTGGTGGGCACCCGCGCGCTCACGGGACCGCGGCCCGCCCTCGCCACGCTCGCGGCCGAGCTGAGGCACGGTCTTCTCGCCCTGTTCAGCGGCGACCCCCGTACGGACGCCCGGAGTGTGTTCCAGCGCTCGTACGAGACGCTCAGTGTGGGTGGCGCCCACCTGTTCCGGTCCCTGAGTCAGCACCCCTCACCGGAGATCACCCTGAGGGCCGCGGCCAGCCTCGCCGACACCGACCTGCACATCACGCGCAGGAACCTGGCCGAACTCGCCGACCATCACCTGCTCGTCGAGCACGTCTCGGGCAGGTACACCTGTCACGAGCTGCTGCGCGCGTTCGCGGAAGAGCTGAGCTCCGCCCTGGATCCGGGTCCTGCCCGCTCCGAGGCCCGCGCCAGGATGTTCGAGCACTACGTGTACAGCGCCGACGCGGCGACGGCGCTGCTCGCGCCGCACCTCAGGACGCTGATCCTGCCTCCGCCGCGTCCCGGCGTCCATCCCCAGGAGTTCCACGGGAGTGCCGAGGCCGCGGAGTGGGTGAGCGCCGAGCGTCATCTCCTGCCGGCGCTCGTCAGAGCCCTGGACCACTATCCCCGTGCCGCGGCCTTCCAGAGGCAGCTCACCTCGACGATGAAGATGTCGCTCCACCCGAGCTTCGGGTGA
- a CDS encoding MBL fold metallo-hydrolase, whose amino-acid sequence MTTTELARRTCAVTVLGGPTAVIDMGGLRIVSDPTFDEPGPHGYLTKTSGPAVTESALGPVDLVLVSHDLHPDNFDDRGRAFAGSAPLVVSGPLSAGRIGPPAIGLAPWSSHSVRRQDGGGDLEILAVPAVHGPEDGERDADGFVNCEVTGFVLSGQGLPTLYISGDNASIRTVAEVSRRVPAIDAALLHAGAARVAAKFGGRPLSMDSRRTAAAAAVLDTKLVVPAHYDGWTHFSEGLSDLELAFDEAGLSSLLRVVAHGTWVDLPS is encoded by the coding sequence ATGACGACCACCGAACTGGCCCGCCGGACGTGCGCGGTGACCGTGCTGGGCGGCCCGACGGCCGTCATCGACATGGGGGGCCTGCGCATCGTCAGCGATCCGACGTTCGACGAGCCCGGTCCGCACGGCTATCTCACCAAGACATCGGGCCCGGCTGTGACCGAGAGCGCCCTGGGGCCCGTCGACCTGGTGCTGGTCAGCCATGACCTCCACCCCGACAACTTCGACGACCGGGGGCGCGCCTTCGCAGGGTCGGCACCACTGGTCGTCTCCGGGCCCCTCTCCGCCGGACGGATCGGCCCGCCGGCGATCGGCCTGGCACCGTGGTCCAGTCACTCCGTGCGGCGGCAGGACGGGGGCGGGGACCTCGAGATCCTCGCGGTGCCCGCGGTGCACGGCCCGGAGGACGGCGAGCGGGACGCCGACGGCTTCGTCAACTGCGAGGTCACCGGGTTCGTCCTGTCCGGTCAAGGGCTGCCGACGCTCTACATCAGCGGCGACAACGCGTCCATCCGCACGGTGGCGGAGGTGTCACGGCGGGTCCCGGCCATCGACGCGGCTCTGCTGCACGCGGGGGCGGCGCGGGTGGCGGCGAAGTTCGGCGGGCGCCCACTGTCCATGGACAGCAGGCGGACGGCCGCCGCGGCGGCCGTCCTCGACACGAAGCTCGTGGTGCCCGCCCACTACGACGGCTGGACACACTTCTCGGAGGGGCTGTCCGATCTGGAGCTGGCCTTCGACGAGGCCGGCCTGTCGTCACTCCTCCGCGTGGTGGCGCACGGAACCTGGGTGGATCTGCCCTCCTGA
- a CDS encoding alcohol dehydrogenase catalytic domain-containing protein: MSTYRAFEATGVHNLQLVERELVEPAPGHVRLRVEACGICHTDVLAIEGLRADPSQPLVPGHEIVGVIDAVGAGVTAWQPGERVGVGFLNGQCGECESCRRGDFVNCTAQEQTGTTVDGGYAEVAYARASGLVRIPDGISAIDAAPLLCAGLTTFIALQQGPTRAGALVAVQGIGGLGHVAVQYARSLGYRVAAIARGKDKESYARQLGAHVYIDSNSTDPGAALAELGGASIIVATATSGASMNPLVRGLAPNGKLVVVGAAPDPITIATPDLIFGTHSVVGSLTGSSIENEDNLAFSLAHGIRPSVEVMPFAKAPEAYERMLSGEARFRVVLDAAA; this comes from the coding sequence ATGTCCACCTACCGAGCCTTCGAGGCAACCGGCGTCCACAACCTCCAGCTGGTGGAGCGCGAGCTGGTCGAGCCCGCACCCGGGCACGTACGCCTCCGTGTGGAGGCCTGCGGAATCTGCCACACCGACGTGCTGGCCATCGAGGGCCTGCGCGCCGACCCGTCCCAGCCGCTGGTTCCCGGTCACGAGATCGTCGGTGTGATCGATGCCGTCGGCGCCGGCGTCACCGCCTGGCAGCCCGGTGAGCGCGTCGGCGTCGGCTTCCTGAACGGACAGTGCGGGGAGTGCGAGTCGTGCCGCCGCGGTGACTTCGTGAACTGCACCGCCCAGGAGCAGACGGGCACCACCGTCGACGGCGGCTACGCGGAGGTCGCCTACGCCCGCGCCAGCGGCCTGGTCCGTATCCCCGACGGCATATCGGCGATCGACGCGGCGCCCCTCCTCTGCGCCGGCCTGACCACCTTCATCGCGCTCCAGCAGGGCCCCACCAGGGCCGGTGCGCTCGTAGCGGTGCAGGGCATCGGCGGGCTCGGCCACGTCGCCGTGCAGTACGCACGCAGCCTCGGCTACCGGGTCGCGGCCATAGCCCGGGGCAAGGACAAGGAGTCCTACGCACGGCAGCTCGGCGCCCACGTCTACATCGACAGCAACAGCACGGACCCCGGGGCGGCACTGGCCGAGCTGGGCGGTGCCTCCATCATCGTCGCGACGGCCACCAGCGGTGCCTCCATGAACCCGCTGGTCCGCGGTCTCGCCCCGAACGGCAAGCTGGTCGTCGTCGGCGCGGCCCCCGACCCCATCACCATCGCCACCCCCGACCTGATCTTCGGTACGCACTCGGTCGTCGGCAGCCTGACGGGATCCTCCATCGAGAACGAGGACAACCTCGCCTTCAGCCTCGCCCACGGCATCCGCCCCAGCGTCGAGGTCATGCCCTTCGCCAAGGCACCCGAGGCCTACGAGCGCATGCTGTCGGGTGAGGCCCGCTTCCGCGTCGTGCTCGACGCCGCGGCCTGA
- a CDS encoding TetR/AcrR family transcriptional regulator, producing the protein MGRASKREQIAQAAFEQFHERGFNATGISDITTAAGVPKGSFYNHFPSKEAGALEALSRYADTLRFDLLTTPGQAPLERLRAHFEYLSRDTVDNGFVRGCLVGNFGAEVADHNDEIRSAVSSGFAQWASRLGQVLTEAKESGDVDGSLDVDATALFILSAWEGTLIAARADKSAAPVDAFFRTVFDVVLR; encoded by the coding sequence TTGGGGCGAGCATCGAAGCGCGAGCAGATCGCGCAGGCGGCCTTCGAGCAATTCCATGAGCGCGGCTTCAACGCCACGGGCATCAGTGACATCACCACGGCCGCCGGCGTACCCAAGGGCTCGTTCTACAACCACTTCCCCAGCAAGGAGGCGGGCGCCCTGGAGGCGCTGAGCCGGTACGCCGACACCTTGCGCTTCGATCTGCTCACGACACCGGGCCAGGCTCCGCTCGAGCGCCTCCGGGCGCACTTCGAGTACCTGAGCAGGGACACCGTGGACAACGGGTTCGTCCGGGGCTGCCTGGTCGGCAATTTCGGGGCCGAGGTCGCCGACCACAACGACGAGATCCGGTCCGCGGTCAGTAGCGGCTTCGCACAGTGGGCCTCCCGGCTCGGACAGGTGCTCACCGAGGCGAAGGAGTCCGGTGACGTGGACGGCTCCCTGGATGTGGACGCCACCGCACTGTTCATCCTCAGCGCCTGGGAGGGAACGCTGATCGCGGCGCGGGCCGACAAGTCGGCGGCGCCCGTGGACGCGTTCTTCCGCACCGTCTTCGATGTGGTGCTGCGCTGA
- the wrbA gene encoding NAD(P)H:quinone oxidoreductase, with the protein MATPIKLAVVYYSSTGTITEIAKELHDAGVKAGAEVRLLKVAELAPREAIESNPAWAANHAATAHIAEATPADIDWADAVIFGTPTRFGNVSAQLKQFIDTLGGLWAEGKLADKVYSGFVSSATAHAGQEGTLLALYNSVHHFGGLTVTPGFTQPHKFVDGNPYGTSHVDGQGSKPVDDVTRTAAQIQAERVIRIAAAIQAAA; encoded by the coding sequence GTGGCTACTCCCATCAAGCTCGCTGTCGTCTACTACTCGTCCACCGGCACGATCACCGAGATCGCCAAGGAGCTGCACGACGCGGGCGTCAAGGCCGGCGCCGAGGTCCGTCTCCTCAAGGTCGCCGAGCTCGCCCCCCGGGAAGCCATCGAGTCCAACCCGGCCTGGGCCGCGAACCACGCTGCCACCGCACACATCGCCGAGGCCACCCCCGCGGACATCGACTGGGCCGACGCCGTCATCTTCGGCACGCCGACCCGCTTCGGCAACGTGTCCGCGCAGCTGAAGCAGTTCATCGACACGCTGGGCGGACTGTGGGCCGAGGGCAAGCTCGCCGACAAGGTCTACAGCGGCTTCGTCTCCTCCGCCACGGCTCACGCCGGCCAGGAGGGCACGCTCCTCGCGCTCTACAACTCGGTGCACCACTTCGGTGGCCTCACCGTGACGCCCGGCTTCACCCAGCCGCACAAGTTCGTGGACGGCAACCCCTACGGCACCTCGCACGTCGACGGCCAGGGCAGCAAGCCGGTCGACGACGTCACCCGTACCGCCGCTCAGATCCAGGCCGAGCGCGTCATCCGGATAGCTGCCGCGATCCAGGCTGCCGCCTGA
- a CDS encoding muconolactone Delta-isomerase family protein has translation MKEFLVELTTTVPEGTDPAEVDRRRAVESTRAAELASQGRLFRLWRPVGELRSIGVWRADDESELREQVLGSLPLWPWMTAVITPLQSHPNDPGQTV, from the coding sequence ATGAAGGAATTCCTGGTCGAGCTGACCACCACGGTGCCCGAGGGCACCGACCCGGCAGAGGTCGACCGCCGTCGCGCCGTCGAGTCCACGCGCGCGGCGGAGCTCGCGTCCCAGGGGCGCCTGTTCCGTCTGTGGCGTCCTGTGGGTGAGCTGCGCAGTATCGGCGTCTGGCGCGCGGACGACGAGTCGGAGTTGCGTGAGCAGGTCCTCGGGAGCCTTCCCCTGTGGCCCTGGATGACTGCTGTGATCACCCCCCTCCAGTCGCACCCCAACGATCCGGGCCAGACCGTCTGA
- a CDS encoding SgcJ/EcaC family oxidoreductase, whose translation MESAEAQRTALRGVMDGWKAAVDAHEPEKVASYFTDDAIFQGLRPYSVGREGVAQYYDSQPMGLKAEYEVLETRSLSEDVLLGYLSVDFSFVDRPTIGVVLAVVLTRAEGEWRIAHYQVSKND comes from the coding sequence ATGGAGAGTGCAGAAGCACAGCGAACCGCCCTGCGCGGAGTCATGGACGGATGGAAAGCAGCGGTCGACGCGCACGAGCCGGAGAAGGTCGCCTCGTACTTCACCGACGACGCCATCTTTCAGGGACTGCGCCCCTACAGCGTCGGCCGTGAGGGTGTAGCCCAGTATTACGACTCGCAGCCCATGGGGCTCAAAGCGGAATACGAGGTACTCGAAACCCGGTCGCTTTCCGAGGACGTCCTGCTCGGTTATCTGAGTGTCGACTTCTCATTCGTGGACCGGCCGACGATCGGCGTCGTCCTCGCCGTCGTGCTCACGCGCGCCGAAGGCGAGTGGCGCATCGCGCACTACCAGGTGTCCAAGAACGACTGA
- a CDS encoding alpha/beta fold hydrolase, translating into MINRRTFTQVVGLGTGAAAVSLTGLQGVSAASTATTRGGAGAPTVPALTPGTHTSFSKLKQVRAGVLDVGYAEAGPAHGPVVICLHGWPYDIHSFVDVAPLLADQGYRVIVPYLRGHGSTRFLSSRTFRNAQQSAVALDVIALMDALKIEKALLAGFDWGSRTADIVAALWPERVKALVSVSGYLITNVEAQKMPLPPKAEHAWWYQYYFATERGRLAMEDKAGRHDMGRLVWDTVSPTWDFDDATFERTAAAFENPDYAAVVIHNYRWRLGLADGESRFDRYERRLATRPVIGVPTITLDAELDPFTAPGDGASYRDRFTGAYAHRTLAGIGHNLPQEAPTAFAQAVVDVDHF; encoded by the coding sequence ATGATCAACAGGCGTACTTTCACCCAGGTCGTGGGCCTCGGCACCGGAGCGGCCGCGGTGTCACTGACGGGATTGCAGGGTGTATCGGCAGCGTCGACGGCCACCACCCGGGGTGGCGCCGGGGCGCCGACGGTGCCCGCTCTGACACCCGGCACCCACACCTCGTTCTCCAAGCTCAAGCAGGTGCGGGCCGGGGTGCTGGACGTGGGATACGCCGAGGCCGGGCCCGCGCACGGGCCCGTCGTCATCTGCCTCCACGGCTGGCCGTACGACATCCACAGCTTCGTCGACGTCGCCCCCCTGCTGGCCGACCAGGGGTACCGGGTCATCGTGCCGTACCTCCGGGGCCACGGTTCGACCCGCTTCCTCTCCTCCCGCACGTTCCGCAACGCGCAGCAGTCCGCGGTCGCCCTCGACGTGATCGCCCTCATGGACGCCCTCAAGATCGAGAAGGCTCTCCTGGCCGGCTTCGACTGGGGCTCCCGCACCGCGGACATCGTCGCCGCGCTCTGGCCGGAGCGCGTCAAGGCTCTGGTCTCGGTGAGCGGATACCTCATCACCAACGTCGAGGCACAGAAGATGCCGCTGCCCCCGAAGGCGGAGCACGCCTGGTGGTACCAGTACTACTTCGCCACGGAGCGCGGCCGTCTCGCGATGGAGGACAAGGCGGGCCGCCACGACATGGGCCGGCTGGTGTGGGACACGGTGTCCCCCACCTGGGACTTCGACGACGCCACGTTCGAGCGCACGGCCGCCGCGTTCGAGAACCCCGACTACGCCGCGGTCGTCATCCACAACTACCGCTGGCGGCTGGGCCTGGCCGACGGCGAGTCGCGCTTCGACAGGTACGAGCGGCGGCTGGCCACCCGGCCCGTCATCGGCGTACCCACCATCACGCTCGACGCCGAGCTGGACCCCTTCACCGCACCTGGTGACGGGGCCTCCTACCGCGACCGCTTCACGGGCGCGTACGCCCACCGCACGCTCGCCGGCATCGGCCACAACCTGCCGCAGGAGGCACCCACCGCCTTCGCTCAGGCGGTCGTGGACGTCGACCACTTCTGA
- a CDS encoding YbfB/YjiJ family MFS transporter, producing MGVGRFVYTPILPLMHAQAGLSAGAGADLATANYVGYLIGALAGTFVPRLGRSSAVLRGCLLALVASLAAMPLTHSTVLWVLLRFGAGAFSAMIFVIAASSLLSRLRDHPAHLPGWAFGGVGAGIALSGLLVLLLRDVGDWRTAWWASAALAAVLTVPAWGLRPEPAPSVPRAGSTREEPTGGPRTHRWFTALFASYTLEGIGYIIAGTFLVAAIEQSSPGWIGSGAWVLVGLAAVPSAALWSWLGRRWSRPDLLLAALVVQAVGIALPALVGGVSAALISAVLFGATFIGVSTLALATGTHLRVPRAVAMLTAGYSVGQILGPLVATPLLRHSYHQALFLAAVVVLGAALTAFLLRIGFPHSMPPTGPAAHAATAAGRGPASAGSAGREEE from the coding sequence ATGGGAGTCGGCCGCTTCGTCTACACCCCCATCCTCCCGCTGATGCACGCGCAGGCAGGGCTGTCGGCCGGAGCGGGAGCCGACCTGGCGACCGCGAACTACGTCGGATACCTGATCGGGGCCCTGGCCGGAACCTTCGTTCCGCGACTCGGCCGCTCGTCGGCCGTCCTGCGGGGCTGCCTGCTCGCGCTGGTCGCCTCCCTGGCCGCGATGCCGCTGACCCACAGCACTGTTCTCTGGGTGCTCCTGCGCTTCGGCGCGGGAGCCTTCAGTGCGATGATCTTCGTGATCGCCGCCAGTTCCCTGCTGAGCCGCCTGCGCGACCATCCGGCCCACCTGCCGGGCTGGGCGTTCGGCGGCGTCGGGGCCGGCATCGCGCTGTCCGGCCTGCTGGTCCTGCTGCTCCGCGATGTCGGTGACTGGCGGACCGCCTGGTGGGCCTCCGCCGCGCTCGCCGCGGTGCTCACGGTTCCCGCCTGGGGCCTGCGCCCCGAACCCGCTCCTTCGGTGCCCCGTGCCGGCTCGACGCGGGAGGAGCCCACCGGCGGGCCGCGTACGCACCGGTGGTTCACCGCGCTGTTCGCGTCCTACACCCTGGAAGGAATCGGCTACATCATCGCGGGCACCTTCCTCGTCGCGGCGATCGAGCAGAGCTCTCCCGGCTGGATCGGCAGCGGTGCGTGGGTCCTGGTCGGTCTTGCGGCCGTGCCCTCGGCGGCGTTGTGGTCGTGGCTGGGACGCCGGTGGTCCCGCCCCGATCTGCTGCTGGCCGCGCTGGTCGTGCAGGCCGTGGGCATTGCGCTGCCCGCCCTGGTGGGCGGGGTCTCCGCGGCGCTCATCAGCGCGGTGCTGTTCGGAGCCACCTTCATCGGAGTCAGCACCCTGGCACTCGCCACGGGAACGCACCTGCGGGTGCCGCGCGCCGTGGCCATGCTGACCGCCGGATATTCGGTCGGCCAGATCCTCGGGCCGCTGGTGGCCACGCCTCTCCTGCGCCACAGTTACCACCAGGCCCTCTTCCTGGCGGCGGTCGTCGTACTCGGGGCGGCCCTGACCGCGTTCCTTCTCCGCATCGGGTTCCCGCACAGCATGCCGCCCACCGGTCCCGCCGCTCATGCGGCGACCGCGGCCGGCCGCGGCCCGGCCTCCGCCGGGTCCGCGGGGAGGGAAGAGGAATAG
- a CDS encoding MarR family winged helix-turn-helix transcriptional regulator, with the protein MADATTIEPLNPDEEAFLRALGKVMAFLPRTVDADMFDEHPISSTEYMVLVHLSEARDNQMRMSELANMCGLSLSGMTRVVKRLELQSLVIREKCPDDGRAWLASLTTDGWAQLKAAWPSNLASVRRHVFSRMEGCNIAAAAEALERIVAP; encoded by the coding sequence ATGGCAGACGCGACGACGATCGAACCCCTCAACCCGGACGAGGAGGCCTTCCTCCGGGCTCTTGGCAAAGTGATGGCCTTTTTGCCTCGAACTGTCGACGCGGACATGTTCGACGAACATCCGATCTCCAGCACCGAGTACATGGTCCTGGTGCATCTTTCGGAGGCGCGGGACAACCAGATGCGGATGAGCGAGCTGGCCAATATGTGCGGCCTCTCGCTGAGCGGCATGACCAGGGTCGTCAAGCGGCTGGAACTGCAGTCACTGGTCATCCGGGAGAAGTGCCCGGACGACGGGAGGGCGTGGCTCGCGAGCCTCACCACCGACGGGTGGGCGCAGCTCAAGGCGGCCTGGCCGTCGAACCTGGCGAGTGTCCGGCGTCACGTCTTCTCCCGCATGGAGGGATGCAACATCGCCGCGGCCGCTGAAGCACTGGAGCGCATAGTCGCACCGTGA
- a CDS encoding VOC family protein, which translates to MDLKLEVVVLPVSDVDRAKAFYEEAGFRLDVDYVADENYRVVHLTPPGSQASILFGTGVTTAAPGSVQGLHLIVSDIEEAHAELSARGVPMGEIFHDAGGVFHRGTDEARVSGPHPERASYGSFVAFTDPDGNGWVLQEVTTRLPGR; encoded by the coding sequence ATGGATCTGAAGCTTGAAGTCGTGGTTCTGCCCGTTTCCGACGTCGACCGGGCCAAGGCCTTCTACGAGGAGGCCGGCTTCCGTCTCGACGTCGACTATGTCGCCGACGAGAACTACCGGGTGGTCCACCTGACGCCTCCGGGGTCCCAGGCATCCATCCTGTTCGGCACCGGCGTCACGACCGCCGCGCCGGGATCGGTGCAGGGGCTGCACCTCATCGTCTCCGACATCGAGGAGGCTCACGCCGAGCTGTCCGCACGCGGCGTCCCGATGGGCGAGATCTTCCACGACGCGGGCGGCGTCTTCCACCGGGGTACGGACGAGGCGCGCGTATCCGGCCCGCACCCCGAGCGTGCGAGCTACGGATCGTTCGTTGCGTTCACCGACCCCGACGGCAACGGCTGGGTGCTCCAGGAAGTGACGACACGGCTGCCCGGCCGCTGA
- a CDS encoding LysR family transcriptional regulator: protein MAHVELRQLRYFVAVAEELNFGRAAERLLIAGPSLSQQIKALERDLGVRLFDRDRRSVSLTSAGTALLPHVRALLERAEDLRVRAGRMSGSEPVRLGHVSWLPPHLTARTAAVAQLHIDPWVAPSHTQAARVADGSLDLAVCWVRTDDLEQHGLSARLLGADRLYAVAAGDDPSAVRARDTVVLLDDDTTSWSSWNTYAELLARDTGARLVRVAPGGTSGAAFFDHVRGSGRPVVNNPKGQNGVIPPGLIQRPVVSPEIFWTWSLVWRRSDTRPEVLAVVDALCHDVGDLGLGDAGTWIPDGDPYKR from the coding sequence ATGGCGCACGTGGAGTTGCGTCAATTGCGGTATTTCGTGGCCGTCGCCGAGGAGCTGAACTTCGGCCGGGCCGCCGAGCGCCTGCTGATCGCCGGCCCTTCGCTGTCGCAGCAGATCAAGGCGCTCGAACGCGACTTGGGCGTCCGGCTCTTCGACCGGGACCGCCGCTCGGTGTCGCTGACATCTGCGGGCACGGCGCTGCTGCCGCACGTCCGCGCCCTGCTGGAACGCGCCGAGGACCTGAGGGTACGCGCCGGGCGGATGTCCGGATCCGAACCGGTCAGGCTCGGTCACGTCAGCTGGCTCCCGCCCCATCTCACCGCCCGCACCGCGGCGGTGGCGCAGCTTCACATCGACCCCTGGGTCGCCCCTTCCCACACCCAGGCGGCCCGAGTGGCCGACGGGAGCCTGGACCTCGCCGTGTGCTGGGTGCGGACCGACGACCTGGAGCAGCACGGCCTGAGCGCCAGGCTGCTAGGCGCCGACCGACTGTACGCCGTCGCCGCGGGCGACGACCCGAGCGCCGTGCGGGCCCGGGACACCGTCGTCCTGCTCGACGACGACACCACGTCGTGGTCGTCCTGGAACACCTACGCCGAACTGCTCGCCCGTGACACCGGGGCCCGGCTGGTGCGTGTGGCGCCCGGTGGCACGAGCGGAGCGGCGTTCTTCGACCACGTCCGCGGCAGCGGCCGGCCGGTCGTCAACAATCCGAAGGGCCAGAACGGCGTCATACCGCCCGGCCTCATCCAACGGCCCGTCGTGTCACCGGAGATCTTCTGGACCTGGTCGCTGGTCTGGCGCCGGAGCGACACCCGCCCCGAGGTCCTCGCCGTCGTCGACGCACTGTGCCACGACGTGGGAGACCTCGGACTCGGTGACGCCGGGACATGGATACCCGACGGGGACCCGTACAAGCGATAG